One genomic region from Sphingobacterium multivorum encodes:
- a CDS encoding alkaline phosphatase family protein yields MKRLFNIKKALVLVVAAVSLLVGCTKYANPPAVYEDYEQNLQQAVKRKVLFISVDGLVGQELKKSVPANMAELIKTSKYTFNALADENTGDASAWMTMMSGVTYSNHQINDDSYIPKPDEDDPHKNVAGYPSMLYRISTIAPSLKTTVVSRSIALNDKLLVSANETYNGATDEDVKTKVLDLFNTKNTDFMIVQFTSLLDAGKKGGFTVSNSDYADALKKIDGYIGEITKGLAARKNYQNEDWLIVVTSNHGGIGRSYGGNTLQERNTFAIFQNKNFKSAELTGKPMSYVRMWGYDGTGNKPLGVRAVSGNVGNSSDYDLATTKELTISARFRFNLNNTIISSTYQPNTYNYWYSGIFGKDSNTSTATPGWMYYTWGNDLQVKISDGVKEATCQTAKVNGDWYTMTTVIKANGNDQVNIKIYNNGTLAQETTTSGMNVANIKTTDPLIFGYRPNISYDLVDFDVSNVSIFNKAFTQDEIRNSLCSADELTSSSFANTLKGYWKMSPTESGSIQNEVSGKSAMGLSGAFQSRMTSEVVPCDLGENAVFIQAADFFPQIFYWLEVRTLKDWKLEGQVFLNKYEVEFLLSEQK; encoded by the coding sequence ATGAAAAGATTATTCAATATAAAGAAAGCCTTAGTTCTTGTCGTAGCTGCGGTGTCGTTATTGGTTGGCTGTACAAAATATGCTAATCCGCCGGCGGTGTATGAAGACTATGAGCAGAATCTGCAACAAGCGGTTAAACGGAAAGTGCTGTTTATCTCTGTGGACGGGCTGGTAGGGCAGGAATTAAAAAAGAGCGTCCCAGCTAATATGGCTGAGTTGATCAAGACAAGTAAGTATACCTTTAATGCACTGGCTGATGAGAATACCGGTGATGCATCTGCTTGGATGACGATGATGAGTGGAGTGACCTACTCCAATCACCAAATTAATGATGATTCTTATATCCCTAAACCGGATGAAGATGACCCACATAAGAATGTGGCGGGTTATCCTTCCATGTTGTATCGCATCTCAACGATAGCGCCTTCGCTGAAAACGACAGTCGTATCACGGTCGATCGCATTGAATGACAAACTGCTTGTTAGCGCAAATGAAACCTATAATGGAGCGACTGACGAAGACGTAAAGACAAAGGTACTAGACCTGTTTAATACCAAAAATACGGATTTTATGATCGTACAGTTCACATCTTTATTGGATGCAGGGAAAAAAGGTGGTTTTACAGTGAGTAACAGTGACTACGCGGATGCCTTAAAGAAAATTGATGGGTATATCGGCGAAATAACGAAGGGACTAGCTGCACGCAAAAATTATCAAAATGAAGACTGGTTGATTGTCGTAACATCAAATCATGGTGGTATTGGACGTTCATACGGTGGTAACACGCTGCAAGAGCGGAATACCTTTGCTATATTTCAGAATAAAAACTTTAAAAGTGCCGAGCTGACCGGGAAACCCATGAGCTATGTTCGGATGTGGGGATACGACGGTACTGGAAACAAGCCTTTAGGGGTAAGAGCAGTAAGTGGAAATGTTGGGAATTCAAGTGATTATGATTTGGCAACGACGAAAGAATTAACAATTTCTGCCCGCTTCAGATTTAATTTGAACAACACAATTATTTCATCGACTTATCAGCCAAATACCTATAACTACTGGTATTCGGGTATTTTTGGTAAGGATTCAAACACTTCTACCGCTACGCCGGGATGGATGTACTATACCTGGGGAAATGATTTGCAGGTGAAGATCAGTGATGGGGTGAAGGAGGCGACCTGTCAGACAGCGAAAGTTAACGGCGACTGGTATACCATGACTACAGTCATCAAAGCGAATGGCAATGACCAGGTTAATATCAAGATCTATAATAATGGCACACTAGCACAGGAAACAACTACATCAGGGATGAATGTGGCCAATATAAAAACGACTGATCCTTTGATTTTCGGTTATAGACCTAACATATCTTATGACTTGGTCGATTTTGATGTGTCGAATGTATCTATATTTAATAAGGCATTTACACAAGATGAAATTCGAAATTCTTTATGTTCTGCCGATGAATTGACTAGCTCTTCGTTTGCCAATACTTTAAAAGGCTATTGGAAGATGTCGCCTACTGAAAGCGGTTCGATTCAGAACGAAGTGTCAGGCAAGAGTGCAATGGGGCTTAGTGGAGCTTTTCAATCGAGAATGACTTCGGAAGTGGTGCCTTGTGATTTGGGTGAAAATGCCGTATTTATTCAGGCAGCGGACTTCTTCCCACAGATATTTTACTGGTTGGAAGTACGGACCTTAAAAGACTGGAAACTGGAAGGACAAGTATTTTTAAATAAATACGAGGTTGAATTTCTGCTGTCTGAGCAAAAATAA
- a CDS encoding discoidin domain-containing protein, translating into MKRNFKMSWAFNAILGAFLLSTGSCKEEELVFPQQGNQETVVTETRPTAKPTNLTYVSAFNQNIEIHWPTLSDRVVKAQIKYKDGAADKILDITKFSDPTIIHLSELKSYSFLLQYFTSDGTGSKVTQTTLSPRAYEADYKVANVSAQAIPGGVTFIFPNTSRREIPGKLSYAVEGKSFEVDLKGNMQDTVTISNLTDETKKIDFSLKFQDDQWKRTATGKSQMAPGLLTYKLIRPTVVPYIDGNNLVLAWDNETQDPVTVNVQYELNGVKKTATLAESTDVKGKLSFDVQGKATAIAYTLKTEGLTSPIQQKQVNPLGLVNKALWSASASSVETEEGEKNGKPESLIDGDITTFWHSTWSDGEPPYPHWFIIDMAKVEAFGRFGMIRRYNNTNGFKTFNIEVSLDKVNWKMIGKDLNFNSADSPAAWQDYSVAPVNARYIRITMTASRNGTSLSTHLGEFRAYAY; encoded by the coding sequence ATGAAAAGGAATTTTAAAATGAGCTGGGCATTTAATGCTATTTTAGGAGCTTTTTTGCTAAGTACTGGGAGTTGTAAAGAAGAGGAATTGGTATTTCCACAGCAAGGGAACCAGGAAACTGTTGTAACTGAAACACGACCAACAGCAAAGCCAACGAATTTGACTTATGTATCGGCCTTTAATCAAAATATAGAAATACATTGGCCTACTTTATCTGATCGTGTCGTAAAAGCTCAGATCAAATATAAAGATGGTGCTGCGGATAAAATATTGGATATTACTAAGTTTAGTGATCCAACAATCATTCATTTAAGTGAATTGAAAAGCTATAGCTTTTTGTTACAGTATTTTACGTCAGATGGTACCGGCTCTAAAGTGACACAAACCACATTAAGTCCAAGAGCATATGAGGCGGATTATAAAGTGGCGAATGTGTCAGCACAAGCTATTCCGGGCGGGGTAACATTTATCTTTCCGAATACTTCTCGGCGTGAGATCCCCGGGAAATTGTCGTATGCGGTTGAGGGAAAATCTTTTGAAGTAGACCTGAAGGGCAATATGCAAGATACGGTGACGATTTCGAATCTAACCGATGAAACAAAAAAGATAGATTTTTCCTTGAAATTTCAGGATGACCAATGGAAGAGAACGGCAACCGGAAAATCCCAAATGGCTCCTGGTTTGTTAACTTATAAGTTGATCCGGCCAACAGTTGTACCCTATATCGACGGGAATAATCTTGTTTTAGCGTGGGACAATGAAACGCAGGATCCAGTTACTGTTAATGTGCAATATGAGTTAAATGGGGTAAAGAAGACCGCTACTTTAGCAGAGAGTACAGATGTGAAAGGTAAACTATCATTTGATGTTCAAGGTAAAGCAACTGCGATTGCCTATACCTTGAAAACCGAAGGATTAACCTCGCCCATCCAGCAAAAACAGGTAAATCCATTGGGATTGGTGAATAAAGCACTTTGGTCAGCATCGGCATCTTCGGTCGAAACAGAAGAAGGCGAAAAGAACGGTAAACCGGAGAGCTTAATTGATGGTGATATTACTACTTTTTGGCACTCGACCTGGTCTGATGGAGAACCCCCATACCCCCATTGGTTTATCATCGATATGGCTAAGGTAGAGGCTTTCGGTCGTTTTGGCATGATCCGACGTTATAATAATACCAATGGGTTCAAAACATTTAATATTGAAGTTTCTTTGGATAAAGTGAATTGGAAGATGATTGGAAAAGATCTGAACTTTAACTCGGCAGACAGCCCTGCGGCTTGGCAAGATTATAGTGTGGCACCGGTCAATGCACGTTATATTCGAATTACAATGACAGCATCACGAAATGGTACGTCTTTATCTACCCATTTAGGAGAATTTAGAGCGTATGCTTACTAA
- a CDS encoding RNA polymerase sigma factor, with protein MKNNEGQSDQDLLLAMKDNSRHAFDCLYHRYWKRLLDAAYSKLGDADEAQELVQQLFVDLYRNRESVQVRTTLEGYLLAALKYKVIDRYRKIMRQTEKMDTWQSFTSQDVPSPDALLEIKETNEKLVRIINDLPQKCKEVFHLSRFEHQSHQEIAERLNISESTVKKHIHKALSILRKEMKTDFLFCLLATIFISK; from the coding sequence GTGAAAAACAACGAGGGACAAAGTGATCAAGATTTATTGTTGGCAATGAAAGATAATAGCCGACACGCTTTCGATTGCCTCTATCATCGCTATTGGAAGAGATTACTGGATGCAGCGTATAGTAAGCTGGGAGATGCTGATGAGGCGCAGGAGCTGGTACAACAGTTATTTGTGGATCTGTATCGAAACAGGGAAAGCGTTCAAGTGCGTACGACTTTGGAAGGATATCTTCTTGCCGCCCTAAAATATAAAGTCATTGACCGTTATCGGAAAATTATGCGTCAAACGGAGAAAATGGACACCTGGCAGTCTTTTACAAGCCAAGATGTCCCGTCTCCAGACGCCTTATTAGAAATTAAGGAAACAAACGAAAAGTTGGTTCGGATAATCAATGATTTGCCTCAAAAATGTAAGGAAGTATTCCATTTAAGCCGCTTTGAACATCAGTCTCACCAAGAGATTGCCGAGCGATTGAACATCTCCGAAAGCACTGTTAAAAAACACATCCATAAAGCCTTGTCTATCTTACGTAAAGAGATGAAAACAGACTTTTTATTTTGTCTGTTGGCAACGATTTTTATTTCCAAATGA
- a CDS encoding FecR family protein: MYNYQRLKELFEKFLSGNLNALEQHELDHWYAQSEDKTFFEENPQYQQGDIREKLLGNIHKELGIGAGQPSLSRIRGRIIHYGIAASLLVFFLTGLAVYHWYGKIRADDQHQIAAETVMPARDQALIRLADGQVVDLDRLKPGTILRVGNYNVIKNQDGQVEYVAANSNSCQAVMNQVETPKGGTINLKLPDGTEVTLNAGSTLRFSQDLVSQEIRKVELVGEGLFHVAKLMENGHKKRFIVHTVEQDVEVLGTIFNVQAYAGEMLTKTALVEGSVVVKCQRGARTVKLKPGFQAIWDSNKKAFDVEPFDNTTQLDWIHGDFVFENESLKTVLDKVSRWYNVEIKYEKSYPDVTFYGSVSRKNSLADVLELLKKTSNITFRVTMNSQGEKILIVE, encoded by the coding sequence ATGTATAACTATCAACGTTTAAAAGAGCTTTTTGAGAAGTTTCTCTCAGGGAATCTAAATGCTTTAGAGCAGCATGAACTGGACCATTGGTACGCCCAATCGGAAGATAAAACGTTTTTTGAGGAAAATCCACAATATCAACAAGGAGATATTCGTGAGAAACTGCTCGGTAATATCCACAAGGAACTGGGAATCGGTGCTGGACAGCCGAGCTTGTCAAGGATCAGAGGACGTATCATTCATTATGGGATTGCTGCGAGTTTATTGGTTTTCTTTTTAACGGGATTGGCCGTATACCATTGGTATGGAAAGATCCGGGCCGACGATCAACACCAGATCGCTGCAGAAACAGTAATGCCGGCAAGAGACCAGGCATTGATCCGACTTGCTGATGGTCAAGTAGTCGATCTTGATCGACTGAAACCCGGAACCATATTACGTGTTGGTAATTACAATGTGATCAAAAACCAGGACGGTCAGGTAGAATATGTGGCGGCTAACAGCAATTCGTGCCAAGCGGTCATGAATCAGGTCGAAACACCTAAAGGTGGTACAATTAACCTGAAATTACCAGATGGTACAGAAGTTACCCTAAATGCAGGTTCCACGCTACGTTTCTCTCAGGATTTGGTCAGCCAGGAAATCCGTAAGGTAGAGTTGGTCGGAGAAGGTCTTTTCCACGTAGCTAAATTGATGGAAAATGGGCATAAAAAACGATTTATTGTCCATACGGTTGAGCAGGACGTGGAGGTATTGGGCACTATTTTCAATGTACAGGCTTATGCTGGAGAAATGCTGACCAAAACAGCGTTAGTGGAAGGTAGTGTTGTGGTAAAGTGTCAGCGGGGAGCTCGGACTGTCAAACTGAAGCCAGGATTTCAGGCTATCTGGGATAGCAATAAGAAGGCTTTCGATGTTGAACCTTTCGACAATACTACTCAACTAGACTGGATTCATGGCGATTTTGTCTTTGAGAATGAATCGCTGAAGACGGTGCTCGATAAGGTTTCGCGCTGGTACAATGTGGAGATAAAATATGAAAAGAGCTACCCTGATGTTACATTTTATGGTAGTGTCTCCCGTAAAAATAGTCTTGCCGACGTTTTAGAACTCTTGAAAAAAACTTCAAATATCACATTTCGCGTTACGATGAACAGTCAAGGAGAGAAAATTCTGATTGTTGAATAA
- a CDS encoding SusC/RagA family TonB-linked outer membrane protein → MKEQLPNLWTESPLSPPVGRMLRKGMLALYLIVPSCFPGVSWASGQSITLHRQGKLSQILEEVKKQTGYDYILTGEIAKKAGSVNVELTKATITEALNTIFEGQNLDYLMQGKSIVVVTKKPTAVQQQSVSGIVVDANGKPLAGATIRVKEKATIQTSSGSQGEFRIAAKKGDMLIVTSIGYRSIEQKVEEGNVLVRMTVADNVINDVVVVGYGTTKRSDLTGSVASVNPSEIKNVPFTSIDQALSGKAAGVQVVQADGSPGAVARIRIRGGASLLGTNEPLYIIDGIPVNVQNRYVSSSAEVVNPMESYYGDDMGSMVSGSFNRGLNSLAGLNINDIESIDILKDASATAIYGSKAANGVIIIITKRGLADSKPILDFNYYTGLTSPFKEKILNADQYKMIMKEAAHNLNVERSKLGLPPSATPTAIENDASFFGNNNTDWLGLVLQKGVLQNADLSIRGGGMNTKYYTSLAYNKQRGTIIGTDFNLWQVR, encoded by the coding sequence ATGAAAGAACAATTACCTAATTTATGGACTGAAAGTCCATTAAGCCCACCTGTGGGGCGAATGCTCAGAAAGGGTATGCTTGCACTGTACCTTATTGTTCCCTCTTGTTTTCCCGGAGTTAGCTGGGCCAGTGGGCAGTCTATTACATTACATCGACAAGGTAAGCTATCGCAGATCCTTGAAGAGGTTAAAAAACAGACCGGATACGACTATATCCTAACGGGGGAAATTGCTAAAAAGGCTGGATCAGTTAACGTTGAACTGACCAAGGCAACCATAACGGAAGCGCTCAACACAATTTTTGAAGGACAGAATCTTGATTACCTCATGCAAGGAAAGTCGATTGTCGTGGTAACCAAAAAGCCAACGGCTGTGCAGCAACAAAGTGTGAGTGGGATAGTCGTCGATGCAAATGGCAAACCGCTAGCGGGCGCTACAATTCGTGTAAAAGAAAAGGCTACTATACAGACTAGTAGTGGGTCGCAGGGTGAGTTTCGTATTGCAGCAAAAAAAGGGGATATGCTGATCGTGACTAGTATAGGATACCGCAGTATCGAACAAAAGGTCGAAGAAGGAAATGTTTTGGTCCGAATGACTGTTGCGGATAACGTTATTAATGATGTCGTCGTCGTAGGGTATGGTACCACAAAACGTAGCGATCTAACAGGTTCTGTCGCTTCCGTAAATCCATCTGAAATTAAGAATGTACCCTTTACGAGTATTGATCAGGCTTTGTCTGGAAAAGCTGCCGGTGTACAGGTTGTACAGGCGGATGGTTCGCCCGGTGCAGTAGCACGGATTAGAATTCGTGGTGGGGCCTCACTGTTAGGTACAAACGAACCGCTGTATATTATTGATGGTATACCTGTCAATGTGCAAAATCGTTATGTATCGAGTAGCGCTGAAGTTGTTAATCCGATGGAAAGTTATTATGGCGATGATATGGGCAGTATGGTCTCTGGATCTTTCAACCGTGGTTTGAACAGTTTGGCTGGCTTGAATATCAACGATATTGAAAGTATCGATATCCTCAAAGACGCATCGGCGACTGCCATTTATGGCTCGAAAGCAGCAAATGGTGTTATTATTATTATAACAAAAAGGGGCTTGGCAGATAGTAAGCCGATCCTAGATTTTAACTATTATACTGGTCTTACTTCTCCCTTCAAAGAGAAAATACTCAATGCAGATCAATATAAGATGATCATGAAGGAAGCTGCTCATAATCTCAATGTTGAACGCAGCAAATTAGGCCTTCCACCTAGTGCAACTCCAACAGCTATCGAAAACGATGCTAGTTTCTTTGGGAACAACAATACAGATTGGCTCGGCCTGGTTTTACAAAAGGGTGTTTTGCAAAATGCTGATCTTTCGATTCGGGGGGGAGGAATGAATACCAAATACTACACCTCTTTGGCCTATAATAAGCAAAGGGGGACAATTATTGGTACCGATTTTAATCTTTGGCAGGTAAGATAA
- a CDS encoding SusC/RagA family TonB-linked outer membrane protein gives MAGKINLDATIAPRFRMNTNMDYSYTTNHITNGAYTQALFAPPTESPYNADGTYSNFGLLHAEYQGYQNPLAMVSGINQGKTGMFLGSLAAEWDILPELKWRSVGSINYSTYNQLNYVPSYVMMSGFYGAGDSNGGTGSQAHTESINTFIENTLTWNKQFGEDHRLNALIGTSWENYKMNFFSASGAGYPDDDFLNNLNSAAIPVSVKGSSPAQTNALLSFYLRANYSWKDRYLFTFTGRSDRSSKFAPANQTGYFPSGAVAWKISEEEFLKDVSWIDELKVRVSAGKTGTQNIGSNLYRTLYSPVSYAGKNAFIPTQLGNDKIKWEATTQKDAGLDYAFFKGRLRGSIGYYEKVTDGLLLNITTAPSSAYSNVVLNIAKIRNRGLEFDIRGDLIQKKDFNWNLAVNISKNRNKVLNINGGPFSNPNNRDGLNLGTSIVKEGESLGLLYGYVTDGLIRTADELKAYKESFPFLEYMEYYVNVGDMKYKLDPNGIGEGEPFYKQDIIGNATPDFFGGITNTFNYKNFGLSTLFTFSYGNDLIYQADVANGAADNLANRGVSILGRYNSDNINATRPRLLYGHAQFRPLADVNVFDASYLKLKSITFSYNFSKSLLETFKLRSGSAYVSATNLFTVTHYPGMDPEVSDDPTSVIGGGRDISAYPSNRMFSFGLRIGF, from the coding sequence TTGGCAGGTAAGATAAATTTAGATGCTACGATAGCGCCACGTTTTCGGATGAATACAAATATGGATTATAGTTACACGACAAACCATATTACAAACGGAGCCTATACACAGGCATTGTTTGCTCCGCCAACGGAATCGCCCTATAACGCTGACGGTACGTACTCCAATTTTGGCTTACTGCATGCCGAATATCAGGGTTACCAAAATCCCTTAGCCATGGTTTCTGGTATCAACCAGGGAAAAACGGGCATGTTTTTGGGATCGTTGGCAGCAGAATGGGATATTTTACCGGAATTGAAATGGCGCTCTGTCGGTTCAATCAATTACAGTACCTATAATCAATTAAATTATGTGCCAAGCTATGTGATGATGAGCGGTTTTTATGGTGCTGGTGATTCGAATGGTGGTACAGGTAGTCAGGCCCACACCGAATCGATCAATACATTCATCGAAAATACATTGACTTGGAATAAGCAATTTGGTGAAGATCACCGTCTCAATGCGCTGATTGGAACATCTTGGGAAAATTATAAAATGAATTTTTTCTCAGCATCGGGAGCAGGTTATCCGGATGATGATTTTTTGAATAATTTAAATTCTGCTGCAATTCCGGTGTCAGTTAAAGGTAGTAGTCCTGCTCAGACCAATGCGCTTTTGTCTTTTTATCTGCGTGCTAATTATAGCTGGAAAGATCGTTACCTGTTTACATTTACTGGTCGATCGGATCGTTCGTCGAAATTTGCTCCTGCTAATCAAACGGGCTATTTCCCCTCAGGCGCTGTGGCATGGAAAATTTCTGAAGAAGAGTTCTTAAAAGATGTGAGTTGGATTGATGAGTTGAAAGTACGGGTAAGTGCAGGTAAAACGGGGACGCAAAATATTGGAAGCAACCTCTATCGGACTTTATATTCCCCTGTAAGTTACGCTGGAAAGAATGCCTTCATTCCGACGCAGCTAGGTAACGATAAAATCAAATGGGAAGCTACTACGCAAAAGGATGCTGGCCTAGATTATGCTTTTTTTAAAGGAAGACTACGTGGATCAATTGGATATTATGAAAAGGTAACAGATGGGCTATTGCTCAATATTACGACTGCACCCAGCTCAGCTTACTCCAATGTGGTGCTTAATATCGCCAAGATCCGCAATCGCGGTTTAGAGTTCGATATCCGCGGCGATCTGATTCAAAAGAAAGACTTCAATTGGAATTTGGCGGTTAATATTTCAAAAAATAGAAATAAGGTATTAAATATCAACGGAGGACCTTTTTCCAATCCAAACAATCGCGATGGGCTTAACCTCGGGACCAGTATAGTCAAAGAGGGAGAATCATTGGGTCTATTGTACGGCTACGTAACAGACGGATTGATCCGGACAGCGGACGAACTGAAAGCTTATAAAGAAAGTTTTCCCTTTCTTGAATATATGGAGTATTACGTCAATGTTGGCGATATGAAATATAAACTGGATCCCAATGGAATCGGGGAAGGTGAGCCTTTTTATAAACAGGATATTATTGGCAATGCGACCCCCGATTTCTTTGGGGGTATAACAAATACATTCAATTATAAGAACTTTGGACTATCGACCCTTTTCACATTCTCCTATGGTAATGACCTGATTTACCAGGCTGACGTTGCTAATGGTGCAGCTGACAATCTAGCCAATCGAGGAGTAAGTATATTGGGGCGTTATAATAGTGACAACATCAACGCAACACGGCCAAGGCTACTGTATGGTCATGCGCAGTTCAGACCATTGGCAGACGTCAATGTATTTGATGCTTCTTACCTGAAGCTCAAGTCCATCACGTTTTCCTATAATTTCAGTAAATCGTTATTGGAGACTTTCAAGTTAAGAAGCGGTTCGGCATATGTATCGGCAACAAATTTATTTACTGTAACACATTATCCTGGAATGGATCCTGAAGTCTCGGATGATCCAACTTCTGTAATCGGTGGGGGACGTGATATCTCTGCTTACCCATCAAATAGGATGTTCTCTTTCGGATTACGTATTGGCTTCTAA
- a CDS encoding RagB/SusD family nutrient uptake outer membrane protein: MKKTFPLYFLLIALAGLNASCDKTLNALPTQEKVDDNVIVDQKSAEIALNGAYYLFVNVTENRTTGLPGTTWGPSHEVLPARFAGLIEDYQGPSQADMHTLKSRDGEALNIWNEGYKLANAANGVIAGIDAINEQKFGGKRRDEILGEVRFLRAYANFKLLAYYGEFFDINSNFGVMIRTKPVTVSTIATPRKKVKDTYDFILEDVDYAIAHAPETNPNYYATKWAAILLKMRVLMLRQAASDYPTVVTLANQLIEQSPYALEAHVEDLFSTKGLASKEVILGTKAFANQIAEMEKYYFRANYTYNATPFLLDLLKNDPRANWMIGTVAKRQVFKKHTGGQAEAKFIFRLTEAYLLKAEALAKSNGSLTEVRDLLKIVKAKAGITDFTGLNAMNTREQLTMEVFREIIRSLTAEDGSDWMALLRLPFETLKQFNGNIKEKWQYILPVPYAEYEKNPTFGEQNPGYGW; the protein is encoded by the coding sequence ATGAAAAAGACCTTTCCACTATACTTCCTGTTAATTGCTTTGGCGGGATTAAATGCCTCTTGTGATAAGACGCTCAATGCGTTGCCAACACAGGAAAAAGTTGATGATAATGTTATTGTTGACCAAAAAAGCGCGGAAATTGCGTTGAATGGTGCCTACTATTTATTTGTCAATGTAACTGAGAATAGAACAACAGGGCTACCGGGAACGACCTGGGGCCCTTCTCATGAAGTCCTTCCAGCACGCTTTGCTGGGCTCATAGAAGATTATCAGGGTCCCAGTCAAGCTGATATGCATACCTTAAAATCCCGCGATGGTGAGGCACTTAATATCTGGAATGAAGGCTATAAACTCGCAAATGCTGCCAATGGAGTTATTGCCGGAATTGATGCCATAAATGAACAAAAGTTTGGCGGCAAAAGACGCGATGAAATACTCGGTGAAGTTCGTTTCTTGCGCGCTTATGCAAATTTTAAACTGCTGGCTTATTACGGGGAATTTTTTGATATCAATAGTAATTTTGGAGTAATGATCCGTACAAAGCCTGTGACGGTATCTACTATTGCTACGCCACGAAAAAAAGTAAAAGATACTTACGATTTTATTTTGGAAGATGTTGACTATGCCATTGCCCATGCCCCTGAAACGAATCCTAATTATTATGCAACTAAATGGGCCGCCATTTTGCTCAAAATGCGTGTTTTGATGTTGAGACAAGCCGCCTCTGATTATCCGACGGTGGTCACATTGGCTAACCAGCTCATCGAACAATCCCCCTATGCTCTTGAAGCTCATGTGGAGGACCTTTTCTCTACAAAAGGGTTGGCTAGTAAAGAAGTGATTCTCGGTACAAAGGCCTTTGCTAACCAAATTGCTGAAATGGAGAAGTACTATTTCCGGGCAAATTATACATATAATGCAACTCCATTTTTATTGGATCTCTTGAAAAATGATCCAAGAGCCAACTGGATGATTGGCACAGTCGCCAAACGTCAAGTTTTTAAGAAGCATACCGGAGGACAAGCGGAAGCTAAGTTTATTTTCCGTTTGACCGAAGCCTATTTATTGAAAGCTGAGGCTCTCGCCAAATCAAATGGAAGTTTGACCGAAGTTCGGGACCTACTTAAAATTGTTAAAGCGAAAGCTGGAATTACAGATTTTACGGGACTAAACGCTATGAATACACGTGAGCAGCTTACGATGGAAGTTTTTAGGGAAATAATCCGGAGTCTCACTGCCGAAGATGGTTCTGATTGGATGGCCTTGTTGCGTTTACCCTTTGAAACACTAAAACAATTCAATGGTAATATTAAGGAAAAATGGCAATATATATTACCGGTTCCCTACGCAGAATATGAAAAAAATCCAACCTTCGGAGAGCAAAATCCTGGATATGGCTGGTAA